One genomic window of Candidatus Kryptoniota bacterium includes the following:
- a CDS encoding pyridoxal phosphate-dependent aminotransferase — translation MPSFSRKIDRIEESQTIAITSLAKKLRAEGKNVISLSAGEPDFPTPENIKQAAIKAINDNFTKYTQNEGTPELRKAVAERFRSENNIEVNASNILISSGGKHSIYNALQAICNPGDEVIIPSPYWVSFPEMVKLADAVPVILESREERDFTFTSEDIRPLVTDKTKAIILNTPSNPTGSMLTEKILHGIARLAVERDFFILSDEIYAKIVYDGEKHFSVGSIPEVRDKVITIGGVSKAYSMTGWRIGFLAANEEIIRRSSKIQSQMTSNASSISQAAALEAIKGNQSEIEMMRQSFQRRRDLLFDKLREIDGLSLTKPKGAFYFFPSVEGLFGRKYAQTTLANSFDISHFLLAEAQVAVVPGAAFGSDKHIRISYAYSERELVEAADRIAAAIRRLR, via the coding sequence ATGCCGTCTTTCTCGCGAAAGATCGACAGGATCGAGGAGTCACAGACGATCGCCATAACCTCGCTTGCAAAAAAGCTGAGGGCCGAGGGGAAGAATGTAATCAGCCTCAGCGCAGGGGAACCCGACTTCCCTACTCCGGAAAACATCAAGCAAGCGGCGATCAAAGCGATCAATGATAATTTTACAAAGTACACGCAGAACGAAGGAACGCCCGAGCTCCGGAAAGCTGTGGCGGAAAGATTCCGGAGCGAGAATAATATCGAGGTGAATGCGTCAAACATTCTTATCTCGAGCGGAGGAAAGCACTCTATCTACAACGCGCTCCAGGCAATCTGCAACCCGGGCGACGAAGTGATAATCCCTTCACCGTATTGGGTGAGTTTCCCTGAGATGGTGAAACTCGCAGACGCCGTTCCGGTGATCCTTGAATCAAGAGAGGAAAGAGATTTTACATTCACCTCCGAAGACATCAGGCCGCTTGTCACTGATAAGACCAAGGCGATCATCCTGAATACACCATCAAATCCCACAGGGAGCATGTTGACAGAGAAGATCCTTCATGGCATCGCGAGACTTGCCGTTGAAAGGGACTTCTTCATTCTCTCCGACGAGATCTACGCAAAGATAGTGTACGATGGAGAGAAACATTTTTCAGTCGGATCCATTCCTGAAGTGCGCGACAAGGTCATCACGATAGGAGGCGTTTCGAAAGCGTACTCAATGACCGGCTGGAGAATCGGGTTTCTCGCCGCGAATGAAGAAATAATTCGCCGCTCATCAAAGATCCAGAGCCAGATGACGTCGAATGCTTCTTCAATCTCGCAGGCTGCCGCACTCGAAGCCATAAAGGGAAATCAATCGGAGATCGAAATGATGAGGCAGTCATTCCAGAGGAGACGAGACCTTCTCTTCGACAAGCTTCGGGAAATTGACGGCCTTTCTCTTACCAAACCCAAGGGAGCATTCTACTTCTTCCCTTCCGTGGAAGGATTGTTCGGAAGAAAGTACGCTCAGACTACTCTGGCTAACTCGTTCGATATCTCACACTTCCTTCTCGCCGAGGCGCAGGTTGCAGTCGTGCCGGGCGCTGCGTTCGGTTCAGATAAGCACATCAGGATCTCCTATGCATATTCTGAGCGAGAACTCGTCGAAGCCGCGGATCGGATCGCTGCAGCGATCAGAAGGCTCAGATGA